In Flavobacterium sp. N1736, the following are encoded in one genomic region:
- a CDS encoding PorP/SprF family type IX secretion system membrane protein yields MKKILLFITLFYGFSNLLYSQDASENGVVSFSLPIRNSLKFNRYLINPAFSFVREQNAYLSFYNKRQWTQFENAPNSYLFGYSGRFKENEAFAFGLFQQNYGLMTVFGGVGNFAHNIVLDQDSNLTFGLNVGAYQSGLDKGKIISDDTDLLTGEYPSNTMLTVNPGINYGTAFLDFGLSVNNLILYNFGSGVVKDDPERAIELHAMYTGYIDSYGFFEQSKFSAIVKTEVKSEKTVISGLAMIAVPKGVWAQAGYNTLYGVSAGLGFNITPNIAIEYNYERGMGNFTNLGGSHEFAIAYKFKNKNYYYGDDEDGALIDPAKAKPVMAKKTTSTTPITRVDGAEKAKLAAEAKAQADAEAKRVRLAAAEKAKADAEAAAKAKLEADNKAKADAEALKIRLAADAKAKADAQAAEKARLAADNKTKADAQAAERARLAADAKAKADAQAAAKAQLAAANKPKTATQPTTAAVTQKTAAQLAADKARADAQAAERARLTAGNKTNADAQAVERARLAADNKTKADAQAEQRARLAADNKTKVDAQAELRAKLLADNKAKADAQAAERARLAADNKAKADAQDAERAKLAADNKARVDAQAAERARLAASKGKVDAEGVAKKAAVTETVAEPQKTAAELAADKAKADAEAAAKAKLDADNKAKADAEALKIKLAADAQAKADAAEAKRKADAKAKAEAADLQSILAADAKAKADSDALQARLAAEAKAKAAAAVKTKASIDAANKAKLAADAKEKAAQEAALKEKAATEAKAKADEEARQARLASEAKAKADAEALKIKLAADAKAKADADAKAKLDAEAKAKADAEALQAKLAADAKAKADAEVQAKLAAEAKTKADAEAQQAKLAADAKAKADAEALKIKLAADAKAKADAEAQQAKLAADAKAKADAEAQQAKLAADAKAKADMEALQAKLLADAKVKADAEATERLKAEQEAKKLQAAEEERQAKLAADKAKADAEAQKAKLAADAKAKADAEAEQKRLAAEAKAKADAEALQAKLAADAKAKADAEAQQAKLAADAKAKADAETEQKRLAAEAKAKADAEAQQAKLAADAKAKADAEAQQAKLAADAKAKADAEAEQKRLAAETKAKADAEAQQAKLAADAKAKADAEAQQAKLAADAKAKADAEAQQAKLAADAKAKADAEAEQKRLAAETKAKADAEAQQAKLAADKAKADAVALQAKLAADAKAKADAEAEQKRLAAETKAKADAEAQQAKLAADAKAKADAVALQAKLAADAKAKADAEAEQKRLAAEAKTKADAEAQQAKLAADAKAKADMEAQQAKLLADQKAKADAEANERLRAEEESRQLRLAEEAQQAKLLADAKAKADADALAKASATDDAAKAIDELSLSLDASAKTQSDLLTQFNATVANKQKDLDDLKEENDLSDKGIYKEPKPFKSVAAENSQIEALKLQIAETNRIQKDEIARLTNLYNERLKKFPNKNDATNRAYLEKINQLKAAQLKMEADSAALLANLERIKAETEIEKKRRIKQAAYENDQGRYAQDVAALKRIKETTKPSSTPLTASDFDFGEDQSNMQIIKNIKNADSGFYLIIAVHSSVEKRDEFLTKAVAAGRTDVNFFYNVTTSKYYIYYEKVEGLQEAQKAMESKGKEPYNGKMAIVKVEN; encoded by the coding sequence ATGAAGAAAATTTTACTATTCATAACTTTATTCTACGGTTTTTCAAATTTACTCTATTCACAGGATGCTTCTGAGAATGGAGTTGTTTCGTTTTCATTACCTATAAGAAATTCTTTAAAGTTTAATAGATATTTAATTAACCCGGCATTTAGTTTCGTTCGTGAGCAAAATGCTTATTTAAGTTTTTATAATAAAAGACAATGGACGCAGTTTGAAAACGCCCCAAATAGCTATTTATTTGGTTACTCTGGTCGTTTTAAAGAAAACGAAGCGTTTGCTTTTGGCTTATTTCAACAAAATTATGGTCTAATGACCGTTTTTGGCGGAGTAGGTAACTTTGCGCATAACATCGTTTTAGATCAGGACAGCAATTTAACTTTTGGTTTAAACGTTGGTGCTTACCAAAGTGGTTTAGACAAAGGAAAAATCATATCTGACGATACTGATCTTTTAACCGGTGAATATCCTTCAAATACAATGCTTACTGTAAATCCTGGTATTAACTACGGAACAGCATTTCTTGATTTCGGATTATCTGTAAACAATTTAATCCTATATAATTTTGGTTCAGGAGTTGTAAAAGACGATCCCGAAAGAGCCATAGAATTACACGCAATGTATACAGGATACATTGACAGTTACGGTTTTTTTGAACAAAGTAAATTTTCTGCAATAGTAAAAACAGAAGTTAAATCAGAAAAAACAGTTATTTCAGGTCTTGCCATGATCGCAGTTCCAAAAGGAGTATGGGCTCAGGCAGGATATAATACATTATATGGAGTTTCTGCAGGACTTGGGTTTAATATTACGCCAAATATTGCGATAGAATATAATTATGAAAGAGGTATGGGGAATTTCACCAATTTGGGTGGTTCTCATGAATTTGCGATTGCTTACAAATTCAAAAATAAAAATTACTATTACGGAGATGATGAAGATGGAGCCCTTATAGATCCGGCTAAAGCTAAACCGGTAATGGCTAAGAAAACAACATCTACAACTCCGATTACGAGAGTTGATGGAGCTGAAAAAGCAAAATTAGCTGCCGAAGCAAAAGCACAAGCTGACGCCGAAGCAAAAAGAGTAAGACTTGCAGCTGCAGAAAAAGCGAAGGCTGATGCCGAAGCCGCAGCGAAAGCAAAACTAGAAGCCGACAATAAAGCTAAAGCAGATGCCGAAGCATTAAAAATAAGATTAGCCGCTGATGCAAAAGCGAAAGCCGATGCACAAGCCGCGGAAAAAGCCAGACTTGCCGCAGACAATAAAACAAAAGCTGATGCCCAAGCTGCAGAAAGAGCAAGATTGGCTGCAGATGCTAAAGCCAAAGCTGATGCGCAGGCTGCTGCAAAAGCACAACTTGCTGCTGCAAACAAGCCAAAAACAGCAACTCAACCTACTACTGCTGCAGTAACTCAAAAAACAGCTGCGCAATTGGCTGCTGATAAAGCAAGAGCTGATGCCCAAGCTGCAGAAAGAGCAAGATTAACAGCTGGTAATAAAACAAATGCTGATGCGCAGGCAGTAGAAAGAGCAAGACTTGCTGCAGACAATAAAACGAAAGCCGATGCACAAGCGGAACAAAGAGCAAGATTGGCTGCAGATAATAAAACAAAAGTTGATGCACAAGCTGAACTAAGAGCAAAATTATTAGCCGACAATAAAGCAAAAGCAGATGCACAAGCTGCAGAGCGAGCAAGACTTGCTGCTGATAACAAAGCAAAAGCAGATGCGCAAGATGCTGAAAGAGCAAAACTAGCCGCAGATAATAAAGCCAGAGTAGATGCTCAGGCTGCAGAAAGAGCAAGATTAGCAGCTTCAAAAGGAAAAGTAGATGCTGAAGGTGTGGCTAAAAAAGCAGCTGTTACAGAAACAGTTGCCGAACCACAAAAAACAGCTGCAGAATTGGCTGCTGATAAAGCGAAAGCAGATGCTGAAGCTGCTGCAAAAGCCAAACTAGACGCAGATAATAAAGCAAAAGCTGATGCTGAAGCATTAAAAATTAAACTAGCTGCAGATGCTCAGGCTAAAGCCGATGCTGCAGAAGCAAAACGTAAAGCTGATGCTAAAGCGAAAGCTGAAGCTGCAGATTTACAATCAATATTAGCTGCTGATGCCAAAGCAAAAGCAGATTCTGATGCGCTTCAGGCGAGATTAGCTGCAGAAGCTAAAGCCAAAGCTGCAGCAGCTGTAAAAACAAAAGCAAGTATTGATGCAGCAAACAAAGCAAAATTAGCTGCCGATGCTAAAGAGAAAGCCGCTCAGGAAGCCGCATTAAAAGAAAAAGCCGCAACAGAAGCTAAAGCAAAAGCAGATGAAGAGGCAAGACAAGCAAGATTAGCTTCAGAGGCAAAAGCGAAAGCAGACGCTGAAGCATTGAAAATAAAATTAGCTGCTGATGCAAAAGCAAAAGCTGATGCAGACGCGAAAGCAAAACTTGATGCTGAAGCTAAAGCTAAGGCAGATGCCGAAGCACTTCAGGCAAAACTTGCAGCAGATGCCAAAGCGAAAGCCGACGCTGAAGTACAAGCAAAATTAGCTGCTGAAGCTAAAACTAAAGCCGACGCAGAAGCGCAACAAGCAAAACTTGCTGCAGATGCGAAAGCGAAAGCGGATGCTGAAGCATTAAAAATAAAATTAGCTGCAGATGCTAAAGCCAAAGCAGACGCTGAAGCACAACAAGCAAAACTTGCAGCAGATGCTAAAGCAAAAGCTGATGCTGAAGCTCAACAAGCTAAATTGGCTGCTGATGCAAAAGCAAAAGCGGATATGGAAGCTTTACAAGCAAAATTATTGGCAGATGCCAAAGTAAAAGCGGATGCTGAAGCTACTGAAAGATTAAAAGCAGAACAAGAAGCTAAAAAATTACAAGCAGCAGAAGAAGAGCGTCAGGCAAAATTAGCTGCTGATAAAGCGAAAGCCGATGCAGAAGCACAAAAAGCAAAATTAGCTGCAGATGCCAAAGCGAAAGCGGATGCAGAAGCAGAACAAAAAAGATTAGCTGCTGAGGCTAAAGCCAAAGCAGATGCTGAAGCCCTTCAGGCAAAACTTGCAGCAGATGCAAAAGCTAAAGCTGATGCTGAGGCTCAACAAGCAAAATTAGCCGCAGATGCGAAAGCAAAAGCGGATGCTGAAACTGAACAAAAAAGATTAGCTGCTGAAGCTAAGGCTAAAGCCGATGCAGAAGCACAACAAGCGAAACTTGCTGCAGATGCAAAAGCGAAAGCAGATGCAGAAGCTCAACAAGCAAAACTTGCAGCAGATGCAAAAGCAAAAGCGGATGCAGAAGCTGAACAAAAAAGATTAGCTGCCGAAACTAAAGCGAAAGCAGACGCAGAAGCGCAACAAGCGAAATTAGCTGCAGATGCAAAAGCCAAAGCAGATGCTGAAGCTCAACAAGCGAAATTAGCTGCAGATGCAAAAGCCAAAGCGGATGCAGAAGCTCAACAAGCAAAACTTGCAGCAGATGCAAAAGCAAAAGCGGATGCAGAAGCTGAGCAAAAAAGATTAGCTGCGGAAACTAAAGCGAAAGCCGATGCTGAAGCGCAACAAGCAAAATTAGCTGCTGATAAAGCAAAAGCAGATGCTGTAGCGCTACAGGCAAAACTTGCAGCAGATGCAAAAGCGAAAGCAGATGCAGAAGCTGAACAAAAAAGATTAGCTGCGGAAACTAAAGCGAAAGCCGATGCAGAAGCGCAACAAGCAAAATTAGCTGCTGATGCAAAAGCAAAAGCTGATGCCGTAGCGCTACAGGCGAAACTTGCTGCTGATGCAAAAGCAAAAGCAGATGCGGAAGCTGAACAAAAAAGATTAGCCGCCGAAGCTAAAACTAAAGCCGATGCAGAAGCTCAACAAGCAAAATTAGCTGCTGATGCAAAAGCAAAAGCGGATATGGAAGCGCAACAAGCTAAATTATTGGCAGACCAAAAAGCGAAAGCTGATGCAGAAGCTAACGAGAGATTAAGAGCAGAAGAAGAAAGCAGACAATTAAGATTAGCCGAAGAAGCTCAACAAGCCAAACTGCTTGCAGATGCTAAAGCAAAAGCAGATGCCGACGCACTCGCTAAAGCCAGCGCGACGGATGATGCAGCAAAAGCGATTGATGAATTATCACTTTCATTAGATGCATCTGCTAAAACTCAAAGTGATTTATTGACTCAGTTTAATGCTACAGTAGCCAATAAACAGAAAGATCTTGATGACTTAAAAGAAGAAAATGATTTAAGTGATAAAGGAATTTATAAAGAACCAAAACCGTTTAAAAGTGTAGCTGCTGAGAATAGTCAGATAGAAGCTTTAAAATTACAAATAGCGGAAACAAACAGAATTCAGAAAGATGAAATTGCAAGGCTGACGAATTTATATAACGAAAGACTTAAAAAATTCCCTAATAAAAATGATGCTACAAACAGGGCTTATTTAGAGAAAATAAACCAATTGAAAGCAGCACAATTAAAAATGGAAGCAGACAGTGCAGCGTTACTTGCGAATTTAGAACGTATTAAAGCTGAAACTGAAATTGAGAAAAAACGTAGAATTAAACAGGCAGCATACGAGAATGATCAGGGAAGATATGCGCAGGATGTGGCTGCTCTTAAACGTATAAAAGAGACTACAAAACCAAGTAGTACGCCATTAACTGCAAGTGATTTTGATTTTGGTGAAGACCAGTCGAATATGCAGATTATTAAAAACATTAAAAATGCTGACAGCGGTTTCTATTTAATTATTGCCGTTCACAGCAGTGTTGAAAAAAGAGATGAATTCTTAACTAAAGCGGTTGCCGCAGGACGTACAGATGTGAATTTCTTCTACAACGTAACAACAAGTAAATATTACATCTATTACGAAAAAGTCGAAGGATTGCAAGAAGCTCAAAAGGCTATGGAATCTAAAGGAAAAGAGCCATATAACGGAAAAATGGCTATCGTAAAAGTGGAGAATTAA
- the sprC gene encoding gliding motility protein SprC gives MIQKITLSFTKLILFFGAFLAIESNVNAQTIVPQTFDDGFVQMCAGESFNEFYATFSYINFPVGTTFVIELLDPSNNPVATTLLQPPVNNTPTQQTIKFAVPTTLVGADNYGVRVKSSTGTVSTRFKNAAGNTSFGAYYKNFEASFFINDKNSTATLCSGGSITLSVVTETSSPANFPNLKYRWFKDDVLISGQTGKSLSVNAPGQYYSQVDYGVCTEPNISSNRVNVVSSSSGSAVTISSSLGNPFCSNGTGTVLTATSGNSYKWFKDGTEISGATNRSYTTNDSGVYKVEVDFGGCVASGSINLNSSGFNASIDVPETNTIEEGETLSVSITTDATSPTFEWYLNGNIINGVTTANHVIAVRGNYKVVISQASGCVATREFNFKVTGPSGPSTVIPNIIKLSGLNPYWNIPSEYKNANTKVMIISSNGDMVLDVVDYQGDWPQTSIDFKNVNPVYYYVIKGDTGEKKGSITVIK, from the coding sequence ATGATTCAAAAAATTACTCTATCTTTTACTAAATTGATATTATTCTTCGGCGCATTTCTTGCAATCGAATCAAACGTTAATGCACAAACAATTGTGCCGCAAACATTTGATGATGGGTTTGTACAAATGTGCGCCGGAGAATCTTTCAATGAGTTTTATGCTACATTCAGTTATATTAATTTTCCGGTAGGAACAACTTTTGTAATTGAGCTTTTGGATCCTTCAAATAATCCTGTAGCTACAACTTTACTACAGCCGCCTGTTAATAATACTCCAACACAACAAACTATTAAATTTGCGGTACCAACAACTTTAGTTGGTGCTGATAATTATGGCGTACGTGTTAAAAGTTCTACAGGAACTGTAAGTACAAGATTTAAAAATGCAGCAGGAAATACTTCTTTTGGAGCTTATTACAAAAATTTCGAAGCCTCTTTTTTCATTAATGACAAAAACAGTACAGCAACACTTTGTTCAGGTGGAAGCATAACACTTTCTGTCGTTACCGAGACTTCATCACCGGCAAATTTCCCAAATCTTAAATACAGATGGTTTAAGGACGATGTTCTTATTTCTGGTCAAACCGGTAAATCACTTAGCGTGAATGCTCCCGGACAGTATTATTCTCAGGTAGATTATGGAGTTTGTACAGAACCAAATATTAGTTCAAACAGGGTTAATGTTGTTTCGTCAAGTTCTGGTTCTGCAGTAACTATTAGTTCAAGTTTAGGAAACCCTTTTTGCTCTAATGGTACAGGAACAGTTTTAACAGCAACATCTGGAAATAGCTACAAATGGTTCAAAGACGGTACTGAAATTAGCGGAGCAACCAATCGCAGTTATACTACAAATGATTCAGGAGTTTATAAAGTTGAAGTAGATTTTGGTGGTTGTGTAGCATCAGGAAGTATTAATCTTAACAGCAGTGGTTTTAATGCGAGCATTGATGTTCCTGAAACTAATACTATAGAAGAAGGTGAAACTTTAAGTGTTAGCATAACAACCGATGCAACAAGTCCAACATTTGAGTGGTATTTAAATGGTAATATCATAAACGGTGTAACAACTGCAAATCATGTGATAGCCGTAAGAGGTAATTACAAAGTTGTAATTTCTCAGGCATCAGGATGTGTGGCTACGAGAGAGTTTAATTTTAAAGTTACCGGTCCGTCAGGTCCGTCAACGGTTATTCCAAATATTATTAAATTAAGTGGTTTAAATCCATATTGGAATATCCCTAGTGAATATAAAAATGCAAACACCAAAGTAATGATTATAAGTTCGAATGGTGATATGGTTCTGGATGTTGTCGATTATCAAGGCGATTGGCCACAGACCTCAATTGATTTTAAAAATGTAAATCCAGTTTATTACTATGTCATTAAAGGCGACACAGGTGAGAAAAAAGGATCAATAACTGTGATTAAATAA
- a CDS encoding ATP-binding protein: protein MQFSQILGQDYIKSHLIKSASSGRIPHAQLFIGPEGSGTLSTAIAYAQYILCNNTGDENSNGNDSCNLKFQNISHPDLHFIYPTVTTEDVKTKPKSLDFIQDWRNFIQEMPYGGLFDWYKILGVQNKQGEIRVEDAQEVLKSLSLKAYEGGYKIMIIWMADKMNIAASNKLLKLLEEPSDKTIFILISENEEDIIQTIRSRCQVIHFNGLPEKVIADALVSQENTDSNLAKKIAHQAQGNFNKAISLLKEDDAEYPFEQWFVNWVRAAFRAKGNAAAIQDLISWSEEIAGLGRESQKKFIQFCIEMFRQALLLNYEAPGLVYIEPKVDKFKLENFAPFVNGNNIHDIFKELSDAMYHIERNGNAKIILTDLSIKLTRLIHKK from the coding sequence ATGCAATTTTCACAAATTTTAGGTCAGGATTACATCAAAAGTCACTTGATAAAAAGTGCATCTTCCGGACGAATTCCGCACGCACAATTATTTATTGGGCCAGAAGGAAGCGGCACCTTATCGACCGCTATTGCTTACGCGCAATATATTTTATGCAACAACACAGGCGACGAAAATTCAAACGGAAATGATTCCTGTAATCTAAAATTCCAAAACATTTCACATCCGGATTTGCATTTTATTTATCCAACCGTAACAACCGAAGATGTTAAAACAAAACCCAAGAGTTTAGATTTCATCCAGGACTGGCGAAATTTTATTCAGGAAATGCCATACGGCGGATTATTTGACTGGTATAAAATTCTGGGCGTTCAAAACAAACAAGGCGAAATCAGGGTCGAAGATGCGCAGGAAGTTTTAAAATCACTTTCGTTAAAAGCATACGAAGGCGGTTACAAAATTATGATCATCTGGATGGCCGATAAAATGAATATTGCGGCATCAAATAAACTTTTGAAATTATTGGAAGAACCTTCGGATAAAACCATATTTATTCTGATTTCTGAAAATGAAGAAGACATCATACAAACCATACGCTCTCGCTGTCAGGTAATTCACTTTAATGGTTTACCCGAAAAAGTAATTGCCGACGCACTCGTTTCTCAGGAAAATACAGATTCAAATCTCGCCAAAAAAATTGCACATCAGGCACAGGGAAATTTCAACAAAGCCATTTCTTTATTAAAAGAAGACGATGCTGAATATCCTTTTGAACAATGGTTTGTAAATTGGGTTCGCGCCGCTTTTAGAGCCAAAGGAAATGCCGCAGCAATTCAGGATTTGATATCATGGAGCGAAGAAATTGCAGGATTAGGCCGTGAAAGCCAGAAAAAATTCATTCAGTTTTGTATCGAAATGTTCCGTCAGGCACTTTTGCTAAATTATGAAGCGCCGGGTTTGGTTTATATCGAACCAAAAGTCGACAAATTTAAACTCGAAAATTTTGCGCCTTTTGTAAACGGAAACAACATTCACGATATTTTCAAAGAACTTTCAGATGCAATGTATCATATTGAAAGAAACGGAAATGCAAAAATAATTCTTACCGATTTATCTATAAAACTGACTCGTTTAATTCATAAAAAATAA
- a CDS encoding DoxX family protein: protein MNNVASILLLIFLALTFLQSGYEKIFYWKDNVSWLKEHFAKTPLKNQVPLALLHLLILELISGTLCVVGAIQLLTNSGREFGFYGAVFSCISLLMMLFGQRLAKDYDGARTIVIYFIPAVMAVYWLN, encoded by the coding sequence ATGAATAATGTTGCCTCTATTTTACTTTTGATTTTTTTGGCCTTAACATTTTTACAATCAGGCTACGAGAAAATATTTTACTGGAAAGATAATGTTTCCTGGTTAAAAGAGCATTTTGCAAAAACGCCACTCAAAAATCAAGTGCCGCTTGCCTTGCTTCATCTTTTAATTTTAGAATTAATTTCAGGAACATTATGTGTCGTTGGCGCTATACAATTACTTACAAACAGTGGTCGTGAATTTGGTTTTTACGGTGCCGTTTTTTCTTGTATTTCATTGTTAATGATGCTTTTCGGACAACGGCTTGCCAAAGATTACGATGGCGCAAGAACCATTGTTATCTATTTTATTCCGGCTGTTATGGCTGTTTATTGGCTGAATTAA
- a CDS encoding acyl-CoA thioesterase, protein MNPKHPSESLTILTDLVLPSETNPLNNLFGGELLARMDRAASIAARRHSRRIVVTASVNHVAFNRAISLGSVVTVEAKVSRSFKSSMEVFIDVWVEDRESGNRTKANEAIYTFVAVDDTGRPVEVPAIAPETELEIQRFDAALRRKQLSLLLAGKIKPSEATELKALFL, encoded by the coding sequence ATGAATCCAAAACATCCTTCAGAATCTCTAACTATTTTAACTGATTTAGTTTTGCCAAGTGAAACAAATCCTTTAAACAATCTTTTTGGCGGCGAATTATTAGCCAGAATGGATCGTGCAGCAAGTATCGCTGCCCGCAGACATTCGCGCCGAATTGTGGTTACGGCTTCTGTAAATCACGTCGCTTTTAACAGAGCAATTTCATTAGGAAGCGTTGTTACTGTTGAAGCAAAAGTATCCAGATCTTTCAAAAGTTCGATGGAAGTTTTTATCGATGTTTGGGTTGAAGACCGCGAATCCGGAAACAGAACCAAAGCAAACGAAGCTATTTATACTTTTGTTGCTGTTGACGATACCGGAAGACCGGTTGAAGTGCCGGCAATTGCTCCTGAAACGGAACTTGAAATACAGCGTTTTGATGCTGCATTGCGTCGTAAACAGTTGAGTTTACTGCTTGCCGGAAAAATAAAACCTTCTGAAGCGACAGAATTAAAGGCTTTATTTTTATAG
- the recA gene encoding recombinase RecA, with translation MSSEKDAKLKALQLTLDKLDKTYGKGTVMKMGDKAIVEVETISSGSLGVDLALGVNGYPRGRIIEIYGPESSGKTTLTLHAIAEAQKAGGIAAFIDAEHAFDRNYAEKLGVDIENLIISQPDNGEQALEIAENLIRSGAIDIVVIDSVAALTPKSEIEGEMGDSKMGLHARLMSQALRKLTGTISKTNCTVFFINQLREKIGVMFGNPETTTGGNALKFYASVRLDIRRSSQIKDGENVIGNRTKVKVVKNKVAPPFKTAEFDIMYGEGVSKTGEILDLAVEFDIVKKAGSWFSYGDTKLGQGRDAVKALIKDNPELADELELKIKAHIKELANA, from the coding sequence ATGAGTTCAGAGAAAGATGCCAAATTAAAAGCGCTACAACTTACGCTTGACAAACTAGATAAAACTTACGGAAAGGGAACCGTAATGAAAATGGGCGATAAAGCCATTGTAGAAGTTGAAACAATTTCTTCTGGTTCTCTTGGTGTTGATTTAGCACTTGGAGTTAATGGTTATCCAAGAGGAAGAATTATCGAAATTTACGGACCGGAATCTTCTGGTAAAACTACATTGACATTACATGCAATTGCCGAAGCTCAAAAAGCAGGCGGAATTGCAGCTTTTATAGATGCAGAGCACGCTTTTGATAGAAATTATGCCGAAAAATTAGGCGTAGATATCGAAAACCTAATTATCTCACAACCAGACAATGGTGAACAAGCTTTAGAAATTGCCGAAAACTTAATTCGTTCAGGAGCAATTGATATTGTTGTTATTGACTCGGTTGCTGCATTGACTCCAAAAAGTGAAATCGAAGGCGAAATGGGAGATTCTAAAATGGGTCTTCACGCTCGTTTGATGTCTCAGGCTTTGAGAAAACTAACCGGAACTATCAGCAAAACAAATTGTACTGTTTTCTTCATCAACCAGTTGAGAGAGAAAATTGGTGTAATGTTTGGAAATCCTGAAACTACAACGGGTGGTAATGCCTTAAAATTCTATGCTTCTGTACGTTTAGATATTCGTCGTTCATCTCAAATTAAAGACGGGGAAAATGTGATCGGAAACAGAACCAAAGTAAAAGTGGTTAAAAACAAAGTAGCACCGCCTTTTAAAACTGCCGAATTCGACATTATGTACGGTGAAGGAGTTTCTAAAACCGGTGAAATTTTAGATTTAGCTGTTGAATTTGATATCGTTAAAAAAGCAGGATCCTGGTTTAGCTACGGAGACACCAAATTAGGACAAGGACGTGACGCAGTAAAAGCATTAATTAAAGATAATCCAGAATTAGCTGATGAGTTAGAGCTTAAAATTAAAGCTCATATCAAAGAATTGGCTAACGCTTAA
- a CDS encoding lysophospholipid acyltransferase family protein, which translates to MKGIKIVFWIVWRIWFYILMAIPILIMLPFLLVSIITESGYPYFFKMARIWARFILFGMGFYYKIERLQKLEKGKSYMIVANHTSMTDIMLMLVIVRNPFVFVGKKELSKIPLFGFFYKRTCILVDRSSSRSKNEVFKRAQDRLNQGLSICIFPEGGVPDDESILLDEFKDGAFRLAIDHQIPIVPIVFADNKERFSYTFLSGSPGKMRIKVLPFVETKGLASENRKELRDEVRQLIYKGLLEFKKEKLQE; encoded by the coding sequence ATGAAAGGAATTAAAATTGTTTTTTGGATTGTTTGGCGCATTTGGTTTTACATTTTAATGGCCATTCCGATATTGATTATGCTGCCATTTTTGCTTGTTTCTATAATAACTGAGAGTGGATATCCATATTTCTTTAAAATGGCTCGTATTTGGGCTAGATTTATCCTTTTCGGAATGGGTTTTTATTACAAAATCGAGCGTTTGCAAAAACTGGAGAAAGGCAAAAGTTATATGATTGTCGCCAATCATACTTCAATGACAGATATTATGCTGATGTTGGTGATTGTTCGAAATCCGTTTGTTTTTGTTGGAAAGAAAGAACTTTCGAAGATTCCGTTGTTTGGATTTTTCTATAAAAGAACCTGCATTTTAGTAGACAGAAGTTCATCAAGAAGTAAAAATGAAGTTTTTAAAAGAGCACAAGACAGATTAAATCAAGGACTTAGTATTTGTATTTTTCCTGAAGGAGGCGTTCCGGACGATGAAAGTATTTTATTGGATGAATTTAAAGATGGTGCTTTTCGCCTTGCAATTGATCATCAAATTCCGATTGTGCCAATTGTTTTTGCCGATAATAAAGAACGATTTTCGTATACATTTTTAAGCGGAAGTCCGGGCAAAATGAGAATTAAAGTTTTACCATTTGTTGAAACAAAAGGACTTGCAAGCGAAAACAGAAAAGAGCTTAGAGACGAGGTAAGACAATTGATTTATAAAGGCTTACTTGAATTTAAAAAGGAAAAACTACAAGAGTAA